Genomic segment of Paenibacillus sp. FSL R5-0623:
ATGACTTCCATGTACCAGGCAACCTCCAGACCAGCCGATGCAATCGCTGCTCATAACTGGGAGACGATTCGTGGATGGGGTTTTCTCGACTTATCGGTGTGGGGACGGTATAATCCATTATTCTGGAGTTATTTACAGGAACGCGGCATCGAGCCGGTTATTGAGCAGGGTGACATGGAAGATATCCAGTCTGGCCGCCCCGATCTGGTAGCAATCAACTACTACTCGACGGCAACCATTGCCGCCAGTATGGGCGATGCGTCGGATGTTACAGCTCGTGCGGGTGATCAGCAAATTATGCTTGGCGAGCAGGGAGTATACCGGGCGGCGGAGAATCCTTATACGGAAAAAACGAAATATGGCTGGGTCATTGACCCGGTTGGCCTAAGGCTGACATTGCGTAAGGTATGTGAACGATATGGTCTCCCTATTCTAATTACGGAAAATGGTATTGGAGCCCCGGATGTACTTGAGGCAGATAACACCATTAACGATACGTACCGGATTGATTTTATCGAGAAACATCTGGAACAGATCAGACTGGCTCTAACGGATGGAGTAGATGTGATTGGTTATTGCCCTTGGTCCGTTATTGACGTGGTAAGCACACATCAGGGGTATGGGAAACGTTATGGAATGATCTATGTAAACCGCGGTGAACAGGATCTGAAAGACTTGAAGCGTTTGAAGAAGAAAAGCTTCTCGTGGTATCAAGAGGTCATTAAACAGAATGGCAGATGTATAGGAAATTCGGATCAGGCGGTCACGAAAGAATAAAGGATCGTGATGAATACATGAGAGTAATCAAAATATTAAATAACAGCTTGCTTCTGACCAAAGATGAACAGGGACAAGAGATGATTGTCATGGGAAAAGGGTTGGCATTCAAAGGCAAAGTAGGCGAGCGACTGGATGAAGAACACATCCAAAAACGATTCATTTTGCAAAATAATCCGTCTGCCCAGGCTTACGTACGAACCATCGAAAACATGCCGGAAAAACATGTGAATGTCATAAACAAACTGATTACCAATGCAAAAGAAAAGTTGTCTCTTGACGACCAAATCTTCTTTACGCTTATGGATCACTTGTCATTTGCCATTGAACGATGGAAAAAGGGTGTAGCACTACAGAATCGCATGTTATGGGAGATCCAGAGGTTTCATCCTGTCGAATTCGAACTAGGCCTTGAAGCCGTTCAGATGTTGAATCTAGAACTGGGGGTTGAACTGCCGGAAGAAGAAGCAGGGAATATCGCTTTTCATTTCGTGAATGCCCAAACGCATGAGCAGAATATGGAGCGCACAATGCAATCCGTTAAGATGTTAAAAGATATTTTTAACCTGATACAATACACCTTTGATATGCAATTGAACAAAAATTCCATTCATTATGTGAGACTTGTCACACATCTGCAATTCTTCATCCAGCGTTTACAAGAAGGACGTCTGGGCAATTCGGCGAAAG
This window contains:
- a CDS encoding glycoside hydrolase family 1 protein, producing the protein MLYQHIEPFPNDFLWGGSTSAYQVEGAWNKDGKGLSVIDMCDHPAGTADFTVASDHYHRFREDVKLFAELGLKAYRFSIAWTRILPAGTGAVNEKGLDFYHQLIDELLLHGIEPIVTMYHFDLPYELEKTGGWNNRGTIDAFVEYGRILFEHYGHKVKYWLTINEQNTMILHPGAIGTPKGGRLPSSKELYQQNHHIFVAQGRTMRLLHDMLPQGKIGPALNMTSMYQATSRPADAIAAHNWETIRGWGFLDLSVWGRYNPLFWSYLQERGIEPVIEQGDMEDIQSGRPDLVAINYYSTATIAASMGDASDVTARAGDQQIMLGEQGVYRAAENPYTEKTKYGWVIDPVGLRLTLRKVCERYGLPILITENGIGAPDVLEADNTINDTYRIDFIEKHLEQIRLALTDGVDVIGYCPWSVIDVVSTHQGYGKRYGMIYVNRGEQDLKDLKRLKKKSFSWYQEVIKQNGRCIGNSDQAVTKE
- a CDS encoding PRD domain-containing protein, translating into MRVIKILNNSLLLTKDEQGQEMIVMGKGLAFKGKVGERLDEEHIQKRFILQNNPSAQAYVRTIENMPEKHVNVINKLITNAKEKLSLDDQIFFTLMDHLSFAIERWKKGVALQNRMLWEIQRFHPVEFELGLEAVQMLNLELGVELPEEEAGNIAFHFVNAQTHEQNMERTMQSVKMLKDIFNLIQYTFDMQLNKNSIHYVRLVTHLQFFIQRLQEGRLGNSAKDFIFQHMVKEHPLEYKCAEMIKTYVQNMLDISISNEELLYLMIHIARIVQEEQGDEGRL